The proteins below are encoded in one region of Salvelinus sp. IW2-2015 unplaced genomic scaffold, ASM291031v2 Un_scaffold4841, whole genome shotgun sequence:
- the LOC112077708 gene encoding macrophage mannose receptor 1-like has product MNDKQCTEQYPFLCFDLNVVLVKEKKTWEEALDHCRKHYTDLTSLLSENEHLLVQRMMNSKGAQTDHVWTGLRFLASAWLWANGDPLEYQAWTGGRLPHCPAQHLRCGTLPREGELWGTRDCEERRNFLCST; this is encoded by the coding sequence ATGAATGATAAGCAATGCACTGAACAATATCCCTTCTTGTGCTTTGATCTGAACGTGGtcctggtgaaggagaagaagaCGTGGGAGGAGGCTCTGGATCACTGCAGGAAGCACTACACTGACCTCACCAGCCTGCTCTCTGAGAATGAACATCTCCTCGTCCAGAGAATGATGAATTCAAAGGGGGCCCAGACAGACCATGTATGGACGGGACTGCGCTTCCTGGCCAGCGCGTGGCTGTGGGCGAACGGGGACCCCCTGGAGTACCAGGCCTGGACCGGGGGAAGGCTGCCCCACTGCCCCGCCCAACACCTCCGCTGTGGGACCCTgcccagagagggagagctttgGGGAACCAGGgactgtgaggagaggaggaacttcCTCTGCTCCACATGA